GCAGGCTCCCCTCCAGCTAATACTCTGCCAAGCTGCAGGTAACAGCCCTTGCTTTCCCTACCCAGACCGGTTATAGTCCGGAAATCAGCCCCCACAATGCCACCTCTAGTGTGCACctgcaaaagaagacaaaattcaTGAATGAGCTAGGgtacaaggcagcacaaaaACACCAGAAATCAGTAAAGGATGCTGCAAGGTCAGCCAACATATAACCAACCAAGGACCCCTTTTCAGCCATGTACACCCTGCGAAATGCTGCAGAGGTAATGGCCAAATCAGCCCACCAAGGACTGCTTCCCCACCAGAGATGACAGCCTTTCAGGCTTTCAGTTAAGCCATGAGCATAAATAGGGCTCAGCCTCTTTCTCCCTCTTCATCACCAAGCATCATCTAGTAGAGAAAGAAAGGAGCCGAGGCAGGGGAGAGAGGCGGGGGGGAAGCAAGAGCAGAGACAGGAGCTAGCAGCACAAGTTCAGTGGAGGTAACCACACTTCCTTTCAACCTCAGTTAACCACATCATACCATCATGCAGTAGAAATTTCACTTTTTAATAGTGAACACCAGCATGCTAGGATACCGTAATTAGAACTCAGGGCGGTAATCAAAACATAATCGGTTGAACATAGTGATTATACCGCAAGAACATAGGGAGAATGAGAACTTAGCTTCTCCCGTTTTGAACCATAACGTAAGCTAAGTAACAAGTTAAAAGAAGGCTTAGCTCTAGGGGTTGTCGGAGATGGCGGTGACGACGGAGAGGCGTCGGGAGAAGCTGTGGGCTGCCTCCGAAACAGCAGCTGCTCTGATGGTGAGACGGCGTGGCTCACGGGCGGTGACGGCAGCGAGCACGCCGGCGGAGGTAACCACTGGGAGAACTCCTGCTCGACGGAGAGTCGGAGCTGGAAGGTGACGCCTCCTCCCTCTCTCCGGCGACCGCGCGAAACCGCCGAGCTTGGTGCCATTTCATCCGTCTCTGTTTCGGGAATCTCTCTACGATAGATGGCGACACTGCTGAACGCCGGAGAGCAACCGGCGATGACTCTCCGTCGCGCGGAAGGGAGCGGCGGCAATGATGCTTGCCGAGAGCTGGAATCGGACGACGGAGGAGCTGCCGACttgtggagaatagagaaattagGGATTGATACTCAAAATTTAGGAATTTTGAAAGAGGAAAAAGGGCCGATGCGGATGGGGGATAAGAGTTCTCTCCTAATTAAATCTAAATTGGGCCATTTTACTTTGGGCCCaaaagaagggaaaaaaagGAGAGTGTGGGCTGATGATTAAGTCTGGGCCCGAGAATGTGTACAGTACCATCTACTTGGTTGAAGCCATGCTCCTAAATCAATTCCAAGAAGTTAATGGAATAAAATTTCCTAAGCCGCGGAAGAAGAGAATTTATAAGCCGTGATGAAATAATTCGCGAGAGGTTTTTAAAGCGGACTTTAATAGTCGCAgaaagtatttcttaaaatacttaagataatccgAGAATTCTAataccgaacgggtcagccggttacagaacaaattaaatcaccgttttaattaaagatttaagacttctaattttagaagggcagaaattaaaaacaataagcacacgcttagacatgcattcatgcaagattgaATGATTActcaaagcctaatttaagtacattatttttttgaaaagggacgtcgtcgctcgacgagtaaatctcaagtCAGACAGTACCCGTTTGAAAaggttaagcaaacgaggtgggcttttctatcctacattatgtgtgggcttctttcctttttatttacagaactctatgagaataagtgtgaacttttgaatgagttgtcatgccatgttttattttgtgattgccattcatggttaaaacgaattcgggtcccagtaggtcagtaaatcctactcggactagtgtacacttacggaccgtgagctagcgcaaggttggccggtctaggggtcgtgagctagcgccaggttggccgacccagtgatcgtggaatgtggccacattcccgattcacacagcttgacatggtatatcatcagaaagttaaaagactgcagtctatttcagaaagaaataacagattttagtgaccgggacttgttttcagaaaaaaaccccgcgttcactcagcttggcagacaattaaaagaaaaacagttttcggcataagccactgagtatatcaagtactcagccctgcatattgttttccttaatgtgcaggttgatcgatcgaggcagaggaggtgttgggactgaagataaaataaaagaagggtagctagtgtagtatgtctccatacatgttatacttgtcttggaactcttccgctgcatagacctagctttgtctcagtaaagacaatgtcccacatttcactcTGATGTAATAACTTGCTATCTTGATGACTTTTAGACagtatttccttaatttcagtaattatgatgatgtgttgagacagtttagtattgttagtcgcgaaatagctgcgctttctttgactaggaagttgtggtcgtgacagagtggtatcagagcacttttctttcgctctgacccaagaaccttctttctaagcctcagtccagaacagtagcactaggctagaaagtgaacagaatgatcagtacaagatcccaacacctcagctcgacacgatcaactgcaccagaaacaggggtcgacgcccgctcgtccagaaaagagaattttgaagaaagaaaatatttttccattttgagaaagaaaatgaaattttctaagtttttttttcagaaaaagaaaataattttcacagcccttatgggaacgaaaatgtttatttgaaatgcttgcaagatgcaacgtgatagctgatactttgcataaGATATGCTTACTGTATCTGTGTTTTATGAGCTTGACATGAATGAATAGATGTCATGGGGACTATGTatgtgaacctagagtgctttagagaagtaccttaggtgagacaTGCAAAATCAAGTATTAgcagaatgagaacttgttacCGCCTTCCACGGCGACGAGACCAACTGAACTCATCAGTTAGGGAGAACCCCTAATTCCAcagaatttcaaaaaaaaaaaaaaaaaaaaatcaacaacgAACCAGAAAGTATCGTTGCAATACCAATAAACAGCAAAGaaaggaagtccattccttTGAGCATACAGATAGTACATATATAGATATATGTGTATACCAGCCGGTTATGAGACATAGCCACAGACAAACCTAGTACGACCTCTTCGAGAGACAACGACTCAGTTCATACCATCTTTTTACAGCTTTTCGCATACTTGTATATGCATACTTTCAGTTACGAGCCGTTTTGAGGGCTTTTCTTCTTTTATGTAGAGATGGCACGACAGCGTTTTACCCACCGACGCCCACTCCGGACAGGTGCTGATCCAGATGCGGTGGTACGTTACTACAGGACGTACCGGCGTTGTCATGGGGACACTCTCGCCGAATTCGTCGCCCATTATGGTAAGCTATGGGAGGAGGCGAATTGGAATGGGGTGAAGCCCTACGAGGGCATCGTGAGACTGGTGGAGTTGTTCCCACCGGAGTGGCAGGGGTGGATGGCGACTACAGCCCAGTTGTACACTTCTTCGCGGCCTCCGACCTATGAGCCGATAGGAGACATGCCGGGCTTCTTGAGTGCAGTCTCGGCAGGGTGTTTCCACTTTGGGAACGGGCCCCCGCCAGACATGCAGGCCCCGGGGAGTGAGCGGTTCCGTAGCCTGCCACCTTTGGCCCTGATGCGGGCGGCAGACGGAGTGTTCGAGGAGGGACAGTCGTCCCGAGCTCCCGGCCGTCGCAGAGGTAGGGCAGAGATGGGAGATGTGTCGGGGTCCAGCGACGAGGTTGAGCAGTTAGAGAGCGGTATCGGGGGTGGAGAGAGTGAGGAGGAtccagaggaggaggatccagaggaggaggatcccgaggaggaggatcccgaggaggacATAGTAGGggacgatgatgatgacgagGAGCCGCAGATTGGCAGTCTCACGGACCAGATAGTGGGGGTCAACCCTCCACAGCCCCTCGAGCCACCACCAGAGATTCCTCCACCACCCATGGAGCCATTTCCCGAGGAGTTGGAGCAGCCCCTCCACCCAATAGATGAGGCGTTCTACAAGGGGCTATACTACTACGCCAAGCATGTGGACAAGGATTTTGTCTCCGACCTCGACGTACCAGTGGCGCCTTGCATGGCCCCAGAGATCCCGCAGCCGGTCGTCGCCTCCAAGGGCGAGGAGGAGGTATGGTCACCTATAGAGATGCCCCTCCCTGGGACGAGCCACGACGACCCGATGTGGATCGACAGTGACTTGGAGTAGGGGTCGGTCAGGCGGGACATAGCCGTGCTAGCTTAGTAGATTAGTTTCCCTTTCTTTTGTAAGAACTGCAGTGATGTCATATGTAAAAGATATTAAGACCTCGTGAGAGGCAATTTGCCCACTTTATGATGAATGCATATGATGTACCACTTTATGACTCCTATTTGATTTTGTTAAACATATGCATGAAAGAGAATGCATGGGTTGTGAAACGAATCCTAAGGAAATATGAACTCCGTATTGATGAAAGTGAATAACTAGTACTGATATCGTGTTAtaaacagaatgcctcccaGAAGACAAGCAGGCAGGCCGAGAAGGTACGCGCAAGTACCAGGGCAGGTACCTAGGAGAGACCAGGCTGGGGGAGCAGGAGCACAAccgccacctcctccaccaccgcctcctgCAGTGCCGGAGAGGCGAGTGGAAGAAACATTTCTCAAACAGAACCCACCTGTGTTCAAGGGTCTGGGGAATCCTGCTGCAGCAGAGACCTGGGTGCGTGCGATCGAGCGCATCTTTGATTTTCTTCGGTGCACCGACAGAGAGCGACTCTCATGTGTGAAGTTTCAGCTGGTTGAGTCCGCCGACTTCTGGTGGGAAGCCAGGCGAAAAGTTATGACTCGTGAACAGTTGGAGCACCTGACCTGGGAGGAGTTTAAGAATGAGCTGTACGGCAAGTACATCCCCAAGAGCTACCGCAAGGCCAAAGAGGTGGAGTTTTACAGTTTGAAACAGGGAAAGATGACAGTGACCGAGTACGATAGGTTGTTCTATGACATGTCACGCTATGCGCCTGAACTAGTAGACACGGACGAGAAAATGGCCGAAAAGTTTTGTACTGGCCTGAGATCGGAAATAAGAATGGCTCTGGCCAGTCATGGAGGTCTGTCTTATGTCGAGTCATTGGGCCGGGCCCTGgacattgaggcagctatgcccaaagagaggCCGACGACACATGTCACCACTGCTCCACCGCCGCCACAGCAGCGGTTCCCTCGAGAAAAGAGGAAATGGGAAGGAGACCGAGTCCCGACTGATGCTAAGAAACCACAGTTTGCCCCTAAGCCACAGCAGAACCGTTGGTACCAAACTGCCCCAACTCCAGCTGCGGAGCGCGGAGCCCAGGCACCTCTATGTGCGAGATGCTCGAAGAGACATGACGGCGAGTGTAAGGCCGGGACTGGTGGATGTTTCCACTGCGGGCAGAAGGGACATTTTGCCAGAAACTGCCCGAGCAAGGCGACTGGAATGGGAGGACAGCGTCCGCAACTGCGGGCACTCCAGGTTGAACCAAGGAGAGAGAATGCGATGCTCCCTGCACCACGTCCTCAGCGACAGCTACGCCCGAGACTTCCCCCACAGGCAAGAGCCTTCGCACTGCAGCAGAAGCAGGCCAGGGCCGAGGAAGGGAAACGGGAGCAAGgcaatttggcaggtatgggaactcTCCTCAACATACCAATCGCCCTTTTGTTTGATACCGGTGCATCACACTCCTTTATATCAAcatcttgtgtggatactttgaacTTGCCTACGGATGTGATGGAACATAGTATGAGGGTGTCCTCACCCGTAGGAGGCCTGATAGATATCACACGAACGTGCTCAAACATAAAATTTTCCATGGGAAACCTGAACCTAGTAGCTCATAACTTACATGTGATGTTGATGTGGAGCGTCGACATTAtactaggaatggattggttagccGAGAACTACGCCACAAtccgttgtaaggagagacagatagCGCTACAATACCCTGGGACAGAACCCGTAATGTTTCATGGGATCTCCATGAGGAAACGAAAATCGATTATTTCTGCCCTACAAGCAACAACCATGATGAGGAAAGGATGCCCTGCATACCTCGTCTTTTTGaacgaagaagagaaaaaggacAAGAAAATTGAGGACGTGGCAATAGTACGAGAATATCCTGATGTATTCCCAGAAAAGCTACCAGGCTTGCCACCAAACAGGCAATTGGAGTTCAgcatcgatctggaaccaggatcAGCTCCAATATCAAAGGCGCCTTACAGAATGGCACCAagggagttagaggaactcaaaaTGCAATTACAGGAACTACTAGACCTGGGcttcattcgacccagtgtgtcgccgtggggCGCACCAGTactttttgtaaagaagaaagatggcaccttaaggatgtgtatcgactatcgagagctgaacaaaataaccctcaagaacaagtatcctttaCCGAGAATCGACGACCTCTTCGATCAGCTGCAAGGAGCTGGAGTGTTctcgaagatggatttgagatcgGGTTATCACCAGTTGAGAGTTCGACAAGACGATATACCAAAGACTGCGTTCCGCACCagatatggccattatgaatttacggtaatgccttttgggcttaCCAATGCTCCAGctgtgttcatggacctaatgaaccgcgtgttccacccGTACCTGGACAAGTTCGTtctggtcttcatagatgatgtgctcatCTATTCGAAGAACGaaaaggaacacgaggaacattTGAGAGCCACCTTGGaaacgttaagagccgagaaactctatgctaagttcagcaagtgtgagttctggctcaatgaagtgaatttccttggacacatagtgacagcagaagggatccgagtagaccccgctaaagttgaagccgtgcaacgttggcagtcaccagcaacgcccaatgaaattcgaagtttcctaggactggcaggatactaccgaagattcattgaggggttttctaaaatagccaggccgatgactcaacaactcaagaaaggagttaaagtcaactggaccccagaatgtgaagcaagttTCCAATTGCttaaggaaaagttgaccacagcgcCGGTGCTAGCCGTACCAGAGGCGGGAgtcgactatgtggtgtatacagatgcatcgaaggtcggactcgggtgcgtgctgatgcagaggggtaaggtgatagcatatgcgtcacgccaattgaggccgcacgagttgaactatccgacgcacgatctggaattagcagcagtggtccatgcgctgaagatttggagacatcacctctacggagttcggtgtgagatcttcacagatcataagagtctcaaatactttttCGAACAGAAGGATCTGAATATGAGACAGCGCAGATGGCTGGAACTAGTCAAAgactacgactgtggtataaactaccacccaggcaaagccaatgtagtagcagatgctttgagcagaaagacagCGCCTCAAGCAGCTGTTTTCCTCACACAAGAGGAAgagcttatccgggaattcgccaagatgcggCTGGAAATAGTAAGAGCCCCGGGGACAGTGGACAGCAGAATATCCACCTTGGTCgtagaaccagatttaagagccagaattgtggaagccCAGAGAGACGATGACGCTCTAGAAAAGATCCGTCTCAGAGTAAGGACGGGAAAAGGGGAATACTAccgcgaagaggcggataatgctctcGTCTTCAAAGGGAGATTATGCGTACCCAACGAGGAGGCGCTTAggaacgagatcatgagtgaagctcatgagacacccTACACTGCCCAccctggaagtacaaagatgtatcaggacttgaagaagcaattttggtgggatggcatgaagagaagcatagcCTCGTTTGTAGAACGATGTCTGgcctgccagcaagtgaaggccttacatcAACgcccctatgggaagttgcagcctctcgagattccagaatggaaatgggagcatatagcaatggattttgtgacagggcTGCCAAAATCACAGCGGGGAAACACTGCcatctgggtgattatagatcgtctcaccaaaagtgctcacttcataccaattcgtatcacatacggTTCAGACAAGTTAGCACAGATTTACGTGCGAGAAATCGTACGCTTACATGGTGTCccagtaacgatcacctcagatcgagattcaaaatttacttctaggttttggataagcctacagcgagagttaggcactcagctgaatttcagcacagcattccatccgcagacggacggacagtccgaagggacgattcagacattagaagatatgttaagagccgtagtgctcgaccgtggcgtaagctgggagccagtacttccacttatagagttcgcctacaacaacagttaccaGACAACTATTGAcatggccccatatgaggcattatatgggaaaaagtgtagatcaccactttactgggatgaaattggtgagagaaggattctCGGACCGGACTCGGTagaagaaatgatagaaattgtccgacaaatccgagggagaatcaaagaagctcaagatagacaaaaatcctatgcagatgctcgcagaacggatttacagtttaaAGCAGGAGACAAagtctttctgaaagtatccccatcaaaagggataaccagatttggcgtcaagggcaagctgaaaccgcgttttatcggaccttacgagattctagaaacagtcggccctgtggcgtacagattagcgctTCCGCCAAGTTTCGGGAATGTTCAtaatgtgtttcatgtatcacagttgaggaagtacgtgtttgaccctaaacacatagtgcaccaagaagagatggtgttagaaccagatttgagctatgaagaaaagccaggaacaattctggacagaaaagttagagagttgagaaataaaaatattgtaacagTGAAGGTCCTATGGAGGCATCACGGCCGCgaggaggcgacgtgggagctcgaggaccagatgaaagagaagtacccacagctttttatctaaccgagacaaaatttcgggacgaaatttttgttaaggggggtagaatgtaatagccgagacctaGATTCTCGAGAATTCTTAAGAAATAAATACCAGCTTTTATTTAAcgaatgaaagagtatttttatttcttgagaaaAGGTACAAATTACAGTTTTCAGAATCTCAAACTAAAGTTACAATCTTTGACGGCGAattaaaagtcgagctactacaCTATTACAGTTTGAAATCCCTAACAAATACTTTGGCCTCCGGCACCGGGCCGTCTTGGCcccagggtttttttttttttcaaacgagCCGGGAGGGCGAGACCATTAGGGAAGACAGCCTCGTTGGCCAGTCGCAACTCCTGCCAAAGCGCACGAAAGAGAATTTGTTGCATGAATAGAGACTGTTGGTGGATTGTGATAGCtcgccaccaagcacggcagttcggcaccgagctcggcagttcgccaccaagctcggcagttcggtaccaagctcggcagttcggcaccaagctcggcaactccgtgatctggagagaaagatcaaaacatgaagaagagctcggctgttatgacaactcgtttcaacagccgttagatctcctcaatcgtttacagagacaacaagagaagtgtattaagaaagggaaggggaaacaataccTTGCAGAAATGCGAGTGGGTGTTGGACCGAAAGAAGCAAACTCCAGCCAGCAGGCTCCCCTCCAGCTAATACTCTGCCAAGCTGCAGGTAACAGCCCTTGCTTTCCCTACCCAGACCGGTTATAGTCCGGAAATCAGCCCCCACAATGCCACCTCTAGTGTGCACctgcaaaagaagacaaaattcaTGAATGAGCTAGGgtacaaggcagcacaaaaACACCAGAAATCAGTAAAGGATGCTGCAAGGTCAGCCAACATATAACCAACCAAGGACCCCTTTTCAGCCATGTACACCCTGCGAAATGCTGCAGAGGTAATGGCCAAATCAGCCCACCAAGGACTGCTTCCCCACCAGAGATGACAGCCTTTCAGGCTTTCAGTTAAGCCATGAGCATAAATAGGGCTCAGCCTCTTTCTCCCTCTTCATCACCAAGCATCATCTAGTAGAGAAAGAAAGGAGCCGAGGCAGGGGAGAGAGGCGAGGGGGAAGCAAGAGCAGAGACAGGAGCTAGCAGCACAAGTTCAGTGGAGGTAACCACACTTCCTTTCAACCTCAGTTAACCACATCATACCATCATGCAGTAGAAATTTCACTTTTTAATAGTGAACACCAGCATGCTAGGATACCGTAATTAGAACTCAGGGCGGTAATCAAAACATAATCGGTTGAACATAGTGATTATACCGCAAGAACATAGGGAGAATGAGAACTTAGCTTCTCCCATTTTGAACCATAACGTAAGCTAAGTAACAAGTTAAAAGAAGGCTTAGCTCTAGGGGTTGTCGGAGATGGCGGTGACGACGGAGAGGCGTCGG
This DNA window, taken from Salvia splendens isolate huo1 chromosome 18, SspV2, whole genome shotgun sequence, encodes the following:
- the LOC121777809 gene encoding uncharacterized protein LOC121777809, whose amino-acid sequence is MPPRRQAGRPRRYAQVPGQVPRRDQAGGAGAQPPPPPPPPPAVPERRVEETFLKQNPPVFKGLGNPAAAETWVRAIERIFDFLRCTDRERLSCVKFQLVESADFWWEARRKVMTREQLEHLTWEEFKNELYGKYIPKSYRKAKEVEFYSLKQGKMTVTEYDRLFYDMSRYAPELVDTDEKMAEKFCTGLRSEIRMALASHGGLSYVESLGRALDIEAAMPKERPTTHVTTAPPPPQQRFPREKRKWEGDRVPTDAKKPQFAPKPQQNRWYQTAPTPAAERGAQAPLCARCSKRHDGECKAGTGGCFHCGQKGHFARNCPSKATGMGGQRPQLRALQVEPRRENAMLPAPRPQRQLRPRLPPQARAFALQQKQARAEEGKREQGNLAGMGTLLNIPIALLFDTGASHSFISTSCVDTLNLPTDVMEHSMRVSSPVGGLIDITRTCSNIKFSMGNLNLVAHNLHVMLMWSVDIILGMDWLAENYATIRCKERQIALQYPGTEPVMFHGISMRKRKSIISALQATTMMRKGCPAYLVFLNEEEKKDKKIEDVAIVREYPDVFPEKLPGLPPNRQLEFSIDLEPGSAPISKAPYRMAPRELEELKMQLQELLDLGFIRPSVSPWGAPNKYPLPRIDDLFDQLQGAGVFSKMDLRSGYHQLRVRQDDIPKTAFRTRYGHYEFTVMPFGLTNAPAVFMDLMNRVFHPYLDKFVLVFIDDVLIYSKNEKEHEEHLRATLETKTAPQAAVFLTQEEELIREFAKMRLEIVRAPGTVDSRISTLVVEPDLRARIVEAQRDDDALEKIRLRVRTGKGEYYREEADNALVFKGRLCVPNEEALRNEIMSEAHETPYTAHPGSTKI